The Centroberyx gerrardi isolate f3 chromosome 8, fCenGer3.hap1.cur.20231027, whole genome shotgun sequence genomic sequence GTTAAGCACCACTTCACAGCATTCCATCCTTAACCACGTACATGCGCTCAACCTTTTCAAAAACCTTACACATGCACTTTCCCTTCTTTTTCAAACTCACATCTTTGAAATCTATCATCATTATCTCTGATTGGTACAACTTGAAAGGGTTCcctttatatttatatagccATACTTCCACTAATTATTATTTGATTTCAGGACGTTGGTCTCGGGTATTTGTCCGAGTCAGATTCAGAACAGCGCAGCGTCTTTCAGCCACAGGGCGTTCCTTCTTCATTCCTAAGGCTGGACGCGGGGGTCAGAGTTGAAGGGTCAAGGGTTAAGCAGGGGTGGAGCTCTTCTCATTGGCCAGACTGGGTTTGGGGTCTGGTCTGTGGGGTTTGTGCTGAGGGCTGCTGCGAAGGTTGTCATCCATCTGCAGCACAAGACATACAACTTACTTGGTGTGCATATGCATGAGCACAAAATAATATGAACAATAATTCAGTAACAGACACTATATCTACCATTTGTAGAACCGAGAGCCTGTACCTGCCAAAAGCAACCATACACCCATGCAAAGAAGGAAAAAACGTAAGCAGAAGCACCTTCTCTATCAAGTTGGACTCTTTGTTTACAAGTTGAGTTAGTTTCTGGAGGTTGGCATCCACCGTTTCCTGAACAGGTGGTGGAGAACCTGGAGACAGAAGAAGTAAGGGGACACCCAccgagaggaaaggagatagtAGAGAGTGAGTGGGACGGGAATAGCAGCTAGGTCATTGAGCAATAGAAGAAAAAAGCAGatataaagaacagacatgcagagagaaaaaaggcaaTTTTATCAGATAGTGAAAGAATGaagtgagagaaaggaaaacactGAAGATGTTAGTTCGGCTTTGGGCGCTCGCAAAAGCAAcatttctcctccatctttgtGTGTGCTGCACATGAGAAGTTACAAAGGTAAAGCCTCCAGACTGTGAGTAATTCAGAAGTGTACAGCTAGCCTCACCAGGATGGCTGGAGCTGAAGTATACTGCGAGGATGTTGTCACAGAAGCATGTGAGGTTAGCCAGCTGTCTGAGGTGGCTCTGCAGAGGGCTGCTGGGCAGGCTGGCTTTGTGGAGCGGAGccacaaaaccaaacacaaagGCATCCAGGCTGGCCGGCCTAGGAGCAAATATGCATATAAACAAGTCAGGGTTCCCGCACTCActtggacagcaaattcaaggactttgtttggtgaaattcaagcaTGGGGCAAGACATGACTGGTCAAAATTTGACATCATAAAGGATTCATTTTATAGTCATGagcttgtcaagtcaagaaatcatgGTAAAATCAtccattttaaaactgctgctatatCAAAACAAATGTCCTTCACAGGCTTTTCCTCatgatgtgaagtgttgatcctaAATGAAAAGAGGTTGTGAGACATATTGATGAATCtgctatattttaataaaaaaaaaaaaaaaaaaaggtaaagtcAAGTACTTTaaaggccatccattcattttccaaaaAACTTTTAAGGCCTTTTTTTATGTCTCTCAAATGGGAACCCTGACAagtatgcattcacacacacacacacattgacaatCAATATAGGGCTGTTATGAAATATGAGTACCAAAAGGACAACTGAACATTTACAGCAGACCTGAAAGAACTTACGAGTTGCCAAAGAAGTAGTTTGCTGTTCCCAGTCTGTAGGAGAGGAGGTTCAGGCACTCTTTAGCGTCACTGTAGATCTGAAGAAAGAATCATAGTAGTAAAAGAGCGCACTTGGCCCTTTCCAACCCAGACACACAGTGCACAATGCGAGCGCAAAGACAGATCAGTATTCACCTTTCCTTCCACCTCAGTGATTCTGTGTAGCGGCGACTCTCCTTTGGTCAGCAGGATCCGGGAGAGAGCGGTGCTGGCGTGGCGACTAGGGACCAGAAAGTTGAGAGGGAACGGCGAGCGGGAAGCAAACCACGGCCGTGTCAGATTGGCGTAGTTTTCTGCATCCACCCAGAATGTATGCAACTGTGGGACGCAAAACGCACACCCTTAACAttgataatacacacacatgagcatTTGTCAGGGAACGAGCAGGAGAGCGATCCCGTTACCAGAGCTGGCCGTAGTTTCTCCTCCAGCAGAGCGATGTAAGCCATGGTGTCTGCTCCTTGTCTGGCTGTCAGCTCGTAATCTGCGTTAAATCtctgagaaaataaaacacaaatgttGCTGTAGATCTACTGGCTCTGCTGAAAGGTCCTGATGAGACGATGAGCAGTGAGCAGACTTGGCATCCGCTCTCTTACCCGTTTCCTCAGGAAGTTGAGAATCTGTGTTGGTTCTGTTACCGTCGAGTCTCCGCACACCAACTCTGGAACAGTCGCTACGGGACAGACGGAGATAATATTTGACATGAGGGAGATGTTACGCTGTGAGATGAAGATGTTATTTAAAGTAGGGTGGGGCATCTGCAAAGCATGCTGTTAACGTCTTGTAACTTGTTCACTAGATAGAAATAACCTATAGATCCTGTCATTCAACATC encodes the following:
- the mtx3 gene encoding metaxin-3 isoform X2 → MKQNMATPMELRCWGGDWGLPSVHTESLVVLTYAKFSGAKVTVSPIDWTWRTLTATVPELVCGDSTVTEPTQILNFLRKRRFNADYELTARQGADTMAYIALLEEKLRPALLHTFWVDAENYANLTRPWFASRSPFPLNFLVPSRHASTALSRILLTKGESPLHRITEVEGKIYSDAKECLNLLSYRLGTANYFFGNSPASLDAFVFGFVAPLHKASLPSSPLQSHLRQLANLTCFCDNILAVYFSSSHPGEASCSPPPVQETVDANLQKLTQLVNKESNLIEKMDDNLRSSPQHKPHRPDPKPSLANEKSSTPA
- the mtx3 gene encoding metaxin-3 isoform X1, which encodes MKQNMATPMELRCWGGDWGLPSVHTESLVVLTYAKFSGAKVTVSPIDWTWRTLTATVPELVCGDSTVTEPTQILNFLRKRRFNADYELTARQGADTMAYIALLEEKLRPALLHTFWVDAENYANLTRPWFASRSPFPLNFLVPSRHASTALSRILLTKGESPLHRITEVEGKIYSDAKECLNLLSYRLGTANYFFGNSPASLDAFVFGFVAPLHKASLPSSPLQSHLRQLANLTCFCDNILAVYFSSSHPDG